In Providencia zhijiangensis, a single window of DNA contains:
- a CDS encoding universal stress protein, with amino-acid sequence MYKTILVPIDLTEEELTSKAVRHAVNLAKQSGAKIHLIHVLPISSAIINAYALGYMEIKDRATVKAEEDMKMLMDSIDLPHDDVSYTITFGSPRDEVINTAKDINADIIVIGSRRPNITTHLLGSTAAGIVRYAETSVLVVR; translated from the coding sequence ATGTACAAAACGATTTTGGTCCCTATCGATCTTACTGAAGAAGAGTTGACCAGTAAAGCGGTTCGTCATGCGGTAAATTTAGCGAAACAATCTGGCGCAAAAATTCATCTGATCCACGTATTGCCTATCTCTTCGGCGATTATTAATGCGTATGCGTTGGGTTATATGGAAATTAAAGACCGAGCGACAGTGAAAGCAGAAGAAGATATGAAAATGTTGATGGATTCGATTGATCTTCCTCATGATGATGTCAGTTACACTATCACGTTTGGTTCACCTCGTGATGAAGTGATTAACACCGCAAAGGATATTAATGCTGATATTATTGTGATTGGTTCTCGCCGTCCAAATATTACGACCCACTTGTTAGGTTCTACAGCGGCAGGAATTGTTCGCTACGCAGAAACATCCGTACTGGTTGTTCGTTAA
- a CDS encoding DUF5339 domain-containing protein, giving the protein MKNILPIALGLFVSLTALNANAGQVCDKYFKEMNALVQQAEEQYKNEPNASEQIALMKSQLEDARKTLASYPEDTQEQACGQALTAIEQAKETVNKP; this is encoded by the coding sequence ATGAAGAATATTCTGCCAATTGCATTGGGCCTATTTGTTTCGCTGACTGCATTGAATGCAAATGCAGGACAAGTTTGTGACAAATATTTCAAAGAAATGAATGCGCTAGTTCAACAAGCGGAAGAACAATATAAAAACGAGCCTAATGCCAGTGAACAAATCGCATTAATGAAGTCGCAATTAGAAGACGCGAGGAAAACCCTCGCAAGTTATCCTGAAGATACGCAAGAGCAAGCATGCGGCCAGGCATTAACAGCTATTGAGCAGGCAAAAGAAACTGTCAATAAACCCTAA
- a CDS encoding TetR/AcrR family transcriptional regulator, translating to MNQTSSAKTPKGQRRHQALIMAAADIFLQYGFEGTTLDMIIERAGGSRSTLYKNFGDKEGLFAAVVAHMIDDIFTEPDHKEPPLNNIEAVLSFYGSRFLVNVIKPQSIGLYRLILGEYNRFPDISQLFFEQGPVQSYQRLAEKLAQIPTVKVDKATLLSISSRYLEMLKADVFIKTFCVENFKPSDEFIHQQIGLSVDIIASYIRKISASKS from the coding sequence ATGAACCAGACAAGTTCAGCCAAAACACCAAAAGGACAGCGCCGCCATCAAGCACTTATTATGGCTGCGGCGGATATTTTTCTGCAATACGGTTTTGAAGGCACGACATTAGATATGATCATCGAACGCGCGGGCGGTTCCCGGTCGACGTTATATAAAAACTTTGGAGATAAAGAAGGCTTATTTGCCGCAGTCGTGGCACATATGATAGACGATATTTTTACCGAACCAGACCATAAAGAGCCGCCTTTAAACAACATAGAAGCGGTATTATCGTTTTATGGTTCGCGTTTTTTAGTCAATGTGATTAAACCCCAATCTATCGGGCTATATCGCCTAATATTGGGTGAATACAACCGCTTCCCTGATATTAGCCAACTCTTTTTCGAACAAGGCCCCGTGCAAAGCTATCAGCGCCTTGCCGAAAAGCTTGCACAAATTCCGACTGTCAAAGTCGATAAAGCCACACTGTTAAGTATTTCATCCCGTTATCTAGAGATGCTAAAAGCGGATGTTTTTATCAAAACCTTCTGTGTCGAAAACTTTAAACCTAGCGATGAATTTATCCATCAACAAATCGGGCTTTCCGTGGATATCATCGCTAGCTATATTCGTAAAATTAGTGCTAGTAAATCATAG
- a CDS encoding universal stress protein encodes MNKTILVPVDISEDALTDKALKQAIHLAKMDNANIHLFHSVPDVSRFSMSYSYHYDLLASFTKKAIERSEEQLVELVNHIVKDMDFPADRISYKVEFGSPREKVLDEAEKVHADLIVVGSRNPSISTHLLGSNASGIVSYAKISVLVVR; translated from the coding sequence ATGAATAAAACTATTTTGGTTCCCGTTGATATTTCTGAAGATGCATTGACCGATAAAGCGTTAAAGCAAGCCATTCATTTAGCAAAAATGGATAACGCTAACATTCATCTATTTCACTCAGTGCCGGATGTTTCAAGATTTTCGATGAGTTATAGCTATCATTATGATTTGCTCGCCTCATTTACGAAAAAGGCCATTGAACGTTCGGAAGAACAGCTGGTTGAACTGGTTAATCACATTGTGAAAGATATGGATTTCCCCGCGGATAGGATCTCTTATAAAGTGGAGTTCGGTTCGCCAAGAGAAAAAGTATTAGACGAAGCTGAGAAAGTTCATGCCGACCTTATTGTGGTTGGCTCACGTAACCCAAGTATCTCAACCCACTTATTGGGTTCGAATGCTTCAGGGATCGTCTCTTATGCAAAAATATCCGTTTTAGTCGTAAGATAG